A part of bacterium genomic DNA contains:
- a CDS encoding TetR/AcrR family transcriptional regulator, translated as MIAPAVLSPRATRTRTAILEAAEELFAARGLAEARLEDVALAVGIRRASIIYYFKDKAQLYDAVLGNALGDLFRQIEKALSGEDDLRVRMENAIAVWTDYIAGRPTAARLLLREMVGATPDQPPRMLRHLQPFLEMFRKVASEHRGPRVVSDTLSPIHFASAIAGTTLFMVGALPALHPDLDFNPLEPEQLKAQREVVLRIASRLLESRQDGSNDPASGIRT; from the coding sequence ATGATTGCCCCGGCCGTCCTCAGTCCGCGAGCGACGCGAACTCGCACCGCGATCCTGGAAGCCGCAGAAGAGCTATTTGCGGCCAGGGGCCTGGCCGAGGCAAGGCTCGAAGACGTGGCTCTCGCCGTCGGAATTCGCCGCGCATCGATCATCTACTACTTCAAGGACAAGGCGCAACTCTACGATGCCGTTCTCGGGAATGCGCTCGGCGACCTGTTCAGGCAGATCGAGAAAGCGCTCTCCGGTGAAGACGATTTGCGGGTTCGTATGGAGAACGCAATCGCCGTCTGGACCGATTACATCGCCGGGCGACCGACTGCGGCTCGGCTTCTACTGCGTGAAATGGTGGGCGCCACCCCCGACCAGCCCCCGCGAATGCTGCGACACCTGCAACCTTTCCTGGAGATGTTCAGAAAGGTCGCCTCCGAGCATCGCGGCCCACGAGTGGTTTCCGACACCCTCTCTCCGATCCACTTCGCGAGCGCAATCGCGGGAACCACGCTCTTCATGGTAGGCGCCCTTCCCGCCCTTCATCCCGATCTGGATTTCAATCCGCTCGAACCCGAACAGTTGAAAGCGCAACGCGAAGTCGTTCTGCGCATTGCCAGTCGTCTTCTGGAGAGTCGTCAAGATGGCTCGAACGATCCCGCTTCCGGGATACGAACGTGA
- the efp gene encoding elongation factor P, with protein sequence MALIDTSKMRPGTRVEIDGQPHIITQYQHVKPGKGGAFVRLKLKSLISGSVIDRTLKSGEGLPAAEVSQRKMQYLYPDADTLVFMDQESFDQFEIARDLIENVDLVSENCEVDVLLHDGKPIGVELPNFVVLEVTETDPVAKGGNLKPATLETGAVVQVPSFIDRGEKLKIDTRERKYVERA encoded by the coding sequence ATGGCGCTCATCGACACCTCGAAAATGCGGCCGGGCACGCGCGTCGAAATCGACGGCCAGCCCCACATCATCACCCAGTATCAGCACGTGAAGCCGGGCAAAGGCGGAGCTTTCGTGAGGCTGAAGCTGAAGAGCCTGATCTCGGGATCGGTCATCGATCGCACACTCAAGAGCGGCGAAGGTCTGCCAGCCGCCGAAGTCAGCCAGCGCAAGATGCAGTATCTGTATCCAGACGCAGACACATTGGTGTTCATGGATCAGGAATCGTTCGACCAGTTCGAGATTGCGCGCGATCTGATCGAGAATGTCGATCTGGTCTCCGAGAACTGCGAAGTCGATGTTCTGCTCCACGACGGCAAACCGATCGGTGTGGAGTTGCCGAATTTTGTCGTTCTGGAAGTGACTGAGACTGACCCAGTGGCGAAGGGGGGCAACCTCAAGCCCGCCACACTGGAAACCGGCGCCGTGGTTCAGGTTCCGAGCTTCATCGATCGGGGCGAGAAGCTCAAGATCGACACCCGCGAAAGAAAATACGTGGAGCGAGCGTAG
- a CDS encoding PEGA domain-containing protein, whose amino-acid sequence MKKTATLACLLACLCLPGCAVYQNVGILSEPEGAQIFLDGEVIGVTPARLRIPRTTDHSVYLKKEGFKPKLVVLTFHSMDDGIHFLTPADVGARLSPLADTLDRDLDVEIEE is encoded by the coding sequence ATGAAGAAGACCGCCACCCTGGCCTGCCTGCTTGCCTGTCTCTGCCTTCCCGGCTGTGCCGTCTATCAGAATGTGGGCATCCTGAGCGAACCGGAAGGAGCCCAGATCTTCCTGGACGGCGAAGTCATCGGGGTGACGCCGGCCCGCTTGCGGATCCCACGCACGACCGACCACTCGGTGTACCTGAAAAAGGAAGGCTTCAAACCCAAACTCGTGGTGTTGACCTTTCATTCGATGGACGATGGGATTCACTTCCTGACACCCGCAGACGTGGGCGCCCGCCTGTCTCCACTCGCAGATACGCTGGATCGAGATCTCGACGTCGAGATCGAAGAATGA
- a CDS encoding MATE family efflux transporter codes for MSTTALENANKGSAQASGAGGLREVALLAYPVILNQMSLTAMGVVDTAMVGRLGATELAAVGLGGLWLWTTLSFFLGTSSAVQTFVSQADGAGDRDAPGFWSWQALYSLVPLTLLAISIFYAIAPWLMAQLGPSIGMQEIAVSYMRPRMFGAGAVTATMIMASFFRGLGDTRTPLFATLIANGCNAVLDYGLIFGELGLPEWGAAGAGAATGIAEWIGFAYLLIAFRGKNLCQRHPTHAVGLSVPHVRRLLRTGLPIGGQWVMGMLAFSVFSTVIARMGDVQMAASQAFIVLLSLSFMQAIGISSAASTLVGRYIGAKDFEAARRSFRSAQKLAVLLGGILAVLFVCAPELLLRIFISDTEVLMLGVPLVLLGATFQFFDCFGIVASGSLRGAGDTSWPFWMQAALEWGLFLPIAWLFGIWLDGGLFGAWLGGTIYVIILAGVLVARFLSGAWETIEI; via the coding sequence GTGTCGACAACGGCTCTAGAAAACGCGAACAAGGGCTCGGCCCAGGCGAGTGGTGCCGGAGGCCTGCGCGAGGTCGCCCTGCTCGCCTACCCAGTCATCCTGAACCAGATGTCCCTGACCGCGATGGGAGTCGTCGACACCGCGATGGTCGGGCGTCTCGGCGCAACCGAACTAGCCGCAGTAGGCCTGGGCGGACTCTGGCTGTGGACGACTCTGAGTTTTTTCCTGGGCACCTCGAGTGCGGTTCAGACCTTCGTCTCACAGGCAGACGGTGCCGGGGATCGCGATGCCCCCGGCTTCTGGAGCTGGCAGGCGTTGTACAGCCTCGTGCCACTGACGCTTCTCGCGATCTCGATCTTCTACGCGATCGCACCATGGCTGATGGCTCAACTCGGACCTTCGATCGGGATGCAGGAGATCGCGGTCTCCTATATGCGACCGCGAATGTTCGGAGCTGGAGCCGTCACGGCGACCATGATCATGGCATCGTTCTTCCGAGGCCTGGGCGACACACGCACGCCGCTGTTCGCGACCCTGATCGCCAACGGGTGTAATGCAGTTCTCGACTACGGATTGATCTTCGGAGAGCTCGGCCTGCCCGAATGGGGCGCCGCCGGTGCGGGCGCAGCCACGGGAATCGCCGAATGGATCGGCTTCGCCTACCTGCTGATCGCTTTTCGCGGAAAGAACCTGTGCCAACGCCATCCGACTCATGCCGTCGGGCTGTCGGTCCCTCATGTCCGTCGCCTGCTGCGAACGGGTCTGCCGATCGGCGGCCAGTGGGTCATGGGCATGCTGGCCTTCTCGGTCTTCTCGACGGTGATCGCACGCATGGGGGATGTGCAGATGGCGGCCAGCCAGGCCTTCATCGTTCTCTTGTCGCTTTCGTTCATGCAGGCCATCGGCATCTCATCGGCCGCATCGACGCTCGTCGGTCGCTACATCGGCGCCAAGGACTTCGAGGCGGCGCGGCGAAGCTTCCGCTCGGCGCAAAAACTGGCCGTACTGCTAGGAGGAATCCTCGCGGTCCTTTTCGTGTGCGCACCCGAGTTGCTCCTGCGGATCTTCATCAGCGACACCGAGGTCTTGATGCTGGGCGTGCCTCTGGTCTTGCTGGGCGCGACTTTTCAGTTCTTCGATTGTTTCGGCATCGTCGCGAGTGGATCGCTGCGCGGAGCCGGTGACACGAGTTGGCCGTTCTGGATGCAAGCCGCCCTGGAGTGGGGCCTGTTCCTGCCGATCGCCTGGTTGTTCGGTATCTGGCTCGATGGGGGCCTGTTCGGCGCATGGCTGGGCGGGACGATCTACGTGATCATCCTCGCCGGCGTGCTCGTCGCGCGTTTCCTTTCCGGTGCCTGGGAGACCATCGAGATCTGA
- a CDS encoding HAD family hydrolase, which translates to MVRAVVFDVGETLVDETRYWAGWADWLGISHLTFFSVLGQAADRGEHHRRVFEILCPEVDIELEKKRRAAAGHVDEHRADDLYPDAVDCILELKQRGFWIGVAGNQPAHAEHSQAFLGLQIDGIASSGSWGVEKPSAEFFARIVEFAGFSAGEIAYVGDRLDNDVLPAAEAGLMSVFLVRGPWGYAHVRRPEAARADLCLRDLAALPGALENWSVARA; encoded by the coding sequence ATGGTGCGAGCGGTTGTATTCGACGTAGGGGAGACATTGGTGGACGAGACCCGCTACTGGGCGGGCTGGGCGGACTGGCTCGGGATTTCCCATCTGACCTTCTTCAGCGTTCTCGGGCAGGCGGCCGATCGCGGTGAACACCATCGACGGGTGTTCGAGATCCTGTGTCCCGAAGTGGATATTGAATTGGAGAAGAAGCGCCGGGCTGCGGCCGGTCACGTCGACGAGCATAGGGCCGACGATCTGTATCCCGACGCCGTCGATTGCATACTTGAGTTGAAGCAGCGCGGCTTTTGGATCGGTGTCGCGGGAAACCAACCGGCGCATGCCGAACACAGCCAGGCGTTCTTGGGCCTGCAGATCGATGGGATTGCCAGTTCGGGCAGTTGGGGAGTGGAAAAGCCGTCGGCTGAATTCTTCGCGCGCATCGTGGAGTTCGCCGGTTTCTCTGCCGGAGAGATCGCCTACGTCGGGGACCGACTCGACAATGACGTGCTTCCCGCAGCAGAGGCGGGGTTGATGTCGGTCTTTCTGGTGCGGGGACCGTGGGGGTACGCGCACGTTCGACGCCCCGAGGCCGCGCGTGCCGATCTGTGTCTTCGCGACCTCGCCGCTCTGCCCGGTGCGCTCGAAAACTGGTCGGTGGCTCGGGCTTGA
- a CDS encoding GNAT family N-acetyltransferase: protein MLFPVSDAVNVRAARDEDGPGLISLIRAVFDEYPGCVLDVENEAPELLEIATHFKRGGGEFWIAEDAQRSVVGSVGWLPAQAVSGIELRKLYVADAQRKRGLGSELCSLIEREATRRGAEFVDLWSDTRFETAHHFYERRGFSRGSETRELGDLSASVEYYYRLRLAV, encoded by the coding sequence ATGCTCTTTCCTGTGTCCGATGCAGTGAACGTACGAGCGGCGCGGGATGAGGACGGTCCCGGCCTCATCTCCTTGATTCGTGCGGTCTTCGACGAGTACCCGGGATGTGTACTCGACGTCGAAAACGAAGCGCCCGAACTACTCGAGATCGCCACGCACTTCAAACGAGGTGGGGGCGAGTTCTGGATCGCAGAAGACGCGCAGCGCAGCGTCGTGGGGAGTGTCGGCTGGCTTCCTGCGCAGGCCGTCTCCGGCATCGAGTTGCGCAAGCTCTACGTCGCCGATGCACAGCGCAAGAGAGGCCTGGGCTCGGAGTTGTGCTCGCTAATCGAGCGTGAAGCGACTCGCCGGGGAGCGGAATTCGTCGACCTGTGGAGCGACACACGCTTCGAAACGGCCCATCATTTCTACGAGCGGCGAGGCTTTTCGCGCGGTTCCGAGACGCGCGAACTGGGGGATCTGAGCGCTTCTGTCGAGTACTACTACCGCCTGCGGCTTGCCGTCTGA
- a CDS encoding CAP domain-containing protein — protein MSALTTALRAALCFTLGFGAVIWLSTRPLSALAGPEAELVKRVNQLRTEHHLIPLQGNSDLGKVARAHAQDMALNHFVSHVNPKGESPLDRVQKAGIAGFSLLAENLAASSASGDRLKDVMQEWQASRDHRENLLNPAFNRTGVAVVETVDGRTLYVQLFMTQ, from the coding sequence ATGAGCGCGCTCACGACTGCGCTTCGCGCCGCACTCTGCTTCACCCTGGGCTTTGGTGCCGTCATCTGGCTGAGTACACGCCCTCTGTCCGCACTCGCCGGACCCGAAGCGGAACTGGTCAAGCGCGTGAATCAGTTGCGCACGGAGCACCATCTGATTCCCCTTCAAGGCAATTCGGATCTTGGGAAAGTCGCGCGCGCCCACGCGCAAGACATGGCGTTGAACCATTTCGTCAGCCACGTAAACCCAAAAGGCGAGAGCCCTCTGGATCGCGTGCAAAAAGCCGGGATTGCCGGATTCAGTCTTCTGGCCGAGAACCTCGCAGCCTCTAGCGCTAGCGGCGACCGCCTGAAAGACGTCATGCAGGAATGGCAAGCCTCGCGGGACCACCGAGAGAATCTTCTGAATCCCGCATTCAACCGAACCGGTGTGGCCGTCGTCGAGACTGTCGACGGTCGCACTCTTTACGTCCAGCTGTTCATGACCCAATAG
- a CDS encoding rRNA pseudouridine synthase has product MRPQNGPAKSSRKKRTHPPEAPPGERLQKLIAAAGIASRRAAEQFIIDGRVRVNGVVVKELGARADASSDRITVDGRRLPRRAQVRYLLLYKPRGIVTTTRDPHAKKTVLDLIPGKERLFPVGRLDSASEGLILLTNDGEAAQALLHPSFEVPRTYKVTVDGMVKADSLRKLGSGIEIEGETTAPCEVSIVQRDEARTILEMTLIQGRRRQIRYMMQAVGHPVRRLLRVRFGPLRLRGLKPGDWRPLNPGEQAAIDRMRAQALRARRANRRA; this is encoded by the coding sequence ATGCGACCTCAGAATGGACCGGCGAAGAGCAGCCGGAAGAAGAGGACGCATCCGCCTGAGGCTCCGCCCGGGGAGCGTCTGCAGAAGCTGATCGCAGCCGCGGGCATTGCTTCGCGCCGCGCCGCAGAGCAGTTCATAATCGACGGGCGAGTGCGCGTGAACGGCGTGGTGGTCAAGGAACTCGGAGCCCGTGCGGATGCTTCCAGCGATCGCATCACGGTCGATGGCCGGCGTCTGCCCCGACGCGCCCAGGTCCGCTACCTGTTGCTCTACAAGCCCCGGGGTATCGTGACCACGACCCGCGACCCGCACGCCAAGAAGACCGTGCTGGACCTCATTCCGGGCAAGGAGCGGCTGTTTCCGGTTGGGCGGCTCGATTCGGCGAGCGAGGGGCTGATCCTCCTGACCAACGATGGAGAAGCCGCGCAGGCTCTCCTGCACCCCTCGTTCGAAGTGCCTCGTACCTACAAGGTGACCGTCGACGGTATGGTCAAGGCGGACTCGTTGCGCAAACTCGGCAGTGGGATCGAAATCGAAGGTGAGACGACGGCACCGTGCGAGGTATCCATCGTACAACGGGATGAGGCGCGCACGATTCTGGAGATGACCCTGATTCAGGGGCGGCGCCGACAGATTCGCTACATGATGCAGGCCGTCGGTCATCCCGTCCGGCGCTTGTTGCGGGTGCGCTTTGGTCCCCTGCGCCTGCGCGGGCTGAAGCCCGGAGACTGGCGACCGCTGAACCCCGGCGAGCAGGCCGCCATCGATCGGATGCGTGCGCAGGCCCTGCGCGCGCGACGCGCAAACAGGCGAGCCTGA
- the scpB gene encoding SMC-Scp complex subunit ScpB produces the protein MSAIDTVSPALEALIFASNTPTSPQRIRRVFKDMTPAKIAEAVKAINTQLDKDGRPYQIAEVAGGYQFRTRPEYGPVLRAAQPERKVRLSRAALECLAVISYKQPLTRAELEELRSVDCGAILKSLLERDLVRILGRRDAPGRPSLYGTTTNFLQLFGLASLRDLPSLREIESMAVESGVSIEEASGNGLSEQDADSADLDSPDDDPDDAQSELEAGAAEDDEPEVLEEIETDATSEWTGEEQPEEEDASA, from the coding sequence ATGAGCGCGATCGATACCGTTTCTCCGGCGCTCGAAGCGCTGATCTTCGCGTCGAACACCCCGACGAGTCCTCAGCGGATTCGCCGTGTGTTCAAGGACATGACACCGGCGAAGATCGCCGAGGCTGTGAAGGCGATCAACACGCAACTGGACAAAGACGGGCGCCCCTACCAGATCGCGGAGGTCGCGGGTGGCTACCAGTTCCGCACGCGTCCTGAGTACGGGCCGGTACTGCGGGCGGCGCAGCCGGAGCGGAAGGTGCGGCTCTCTCGCGCGGCCCTGGAGTGTCTCGCCGTGATCTCCTACAAGCAGCCGCTGACGCGTGCCGAACTCGAGGAACTGCGCAGCGTGGACTGCGGTGCGATTCTCAAGAGCCTTCTGGAGCGCGATCTCGTGCGCATCCTGGGGCGCCGGGACGCGCCGGGCCGGCCGAGCCTGTATGGCACGACCACGAATTTCCTGCAGTTATTCGGCCTGGCATCGCTTCGGGACTTGCCATCTCTGCGCGAGATCGAGAGTATGGCCGTCGAGTCGGGCGTATCGATCGAAGAGGCCAGCGGAAACGGGCTCTCCGAGCAGGACGCCGACTCAGCGGATCTCGACTCGCCAGATGATGATCCGGACGATGCGCAGTCGGAACTCGAGGCCGGCGCAGCAGAAGACGACGAGCCCGAAGTGCTCGAGGAGATCGAAACGGATGCGACCTCAGAATGGACCGGCGAAGAGCAGCCGGAAGAAGAGGACGCATCCGCCTGA
- a CDS encoding segregation/condensation protein A: protein MIQAVQDTSSAQAYTVVRHSCAVKLPAFEGPLDLLLHLIRSNEVDISDIPIALISQQYIEYLDLMRMLDIDIAAEYLLMAATLAHIKSRLLLPPDPDALDSDEGEDPRAELARRIAEFARFKEVAGELGERPLLGRDVFEVQPDLSEMPRPDEVLVVSMFSLVEAMRRVLDKIPAEERHHQVALERVTLKDRIVAVMDALRETGQGTILFEELLEQGDAPLTREHVVVTFLSILELAKIQALRIFQNLSEKGQPYGPVRVRLAVEGGPDDSEIAAAAERAEAEMAGDVEEGEANAVVPDQEPDSDEPAEE, encoded by the coding sequence GTGATTCAAGCTGTCCAGGACACATCTTCCGCGCAGGCCTACACGGTCGTGCGCCACTCATGCGCAGTCAAGCTGCCCGCGTTCGAGGGCCCGCTCGACCTTTTGCTGCATCTGATTCGTTCGAACGAAGTCGATATCAGCGATATCCCGATCGCGCTGATCTCCCAGCAGTACATCGAGTACCTCGATCTCATGCGCATGCTCGATATCGACATTGCGGCTGAGTACCTGCTGATGGCTGCAACGCTGGCGCACATCAAGTCCCGTCTGCTCCTGCCTCCGGACCCGGATGCTCTGGACTCCGACGAAGGCGAGGATCCGCGGGCCGAACTCGCCCGTCGAATTGCGGAGTTCGCCCGTTTCAAGGAGGTCGCCGGCGAACTGGGTGAACGACCTCTCCTGGGTCGCGACGTGTTCGAGGTGCAACCCGATCTGAGCGAAATGCCCAGGCCCGACGAGGTTCTGGTCGTCAGCATGTTCAGTCTCGTCGAGGCCATGCGAAGGGTGCTCGACAAGATCCCCGCCGAGGAGCGCCATCATCAGGTCGCGCTCGAACGGGTCACGCTGAAGGATCGGATCGTCGCGGTCATGGATGCGCTGCGCGAAACCGGCCAGGGCACGATCTTGTTCGAAGAGTTGCTCGAACAGGGAGATGCCCCACTGACGCGTGAACACGTCGTCGTCACCTTCCTATCGATCCTGGAACTGGCCAAGATCCAGGCGCTGCGCATCTTCCAGAACCTCTCGGAAAAGGGCCAGCCCTACGGGCCCGTTCGCGTGCGTTTGGCTGTCGAGGGCGGCCCCGACGACTCCGAAATCGCGGCTGCGGCCGAACGGGCGGAAGCGGAGATGGCGGGAGACGTGGAGGAAGGGGAAGCCAACGCCGTGGTTCCGGACCAAGAGCCCGACTCTGACGAGCCGGCCGAGGAGTAG
- a CDS encoding CCA tRNA nucleotidyltransferase — protein MSEMRAGPLRKRLRSALGSQYAGLRVLIEEAARVGARIWLVGGPVRDLLLERPVVDVDVLLSDQLAPIARALAKRLNARALVRARFLTATIECPGVHLDLSRARSERYASPGALPSVKPADLLADLPRRDFSINAMALPLNSHSGAWLVDPLGGLADLDRRRLRVLHDRSFADDPTRLLRAARYAARLGFRLERSTRDLVVEALSERQLDRISGDRVQHELERLLLETSSARAAGETERLGILSALVRGWSLETSAHSPLGRFDRLESERPAALPDDLRDAGLRLLVAGQPKTRRTAIAARLGWHGRPAEAIEADVSRQARRARTLSTELAPGRLDALLAGLSEPALLSLRCSLPAASARRLDRYVDELRCTPDPIDGHTARRWGARGPEIGGLLRSARRRSLDGQPVNIAWARRWLAGHRRMG, from the coding sequence ATGAGCGAGATGCGCGCGGGTCCGCTGCGCAAACGCCTGCGCAGCGCTCTTGGAAGCCAGTACGCCGGCTTGCGCGTGTTGATCGAGGAGGCGGCTCGCGTCGGCGCGCGAATCTGGCTGGTCGGCGGCCCGGTTCGCGATCTCCTCCTGGAACGGCCCGTTGTCGACGTCGATGTGCTGCTTTCCGACCAACTCGCACCGATCGCGCGCGCGCTGGCGAAACGGCTCAATGCCCGCGCGCTCGTACGCGCCCGATTCCTTACCGCGACGATTGAGTGTCCGGGCGTGCACCTGGATCTGTCTCGCGCGCGCAGTGAACGCTATGCGTCCCCCGGAGCCTTGCCTAGCGTGAAACCTGCGGATCTGCTCGCGGACCTGCCGCGTCGCGATTTTTCGATCAATGCCATGGCTCTGCCGCTGAATTCGCATTCTGGCGCGTGGCTGGTCGATCCCCTGGGGGGCCTCGCCGATCTGGATCGCCGGCGCCTGCGCGTATTGCACGATCGGAGCTTCGCAGACGATCCGACGCGCCTGTTGCGCGCAGCGCGGTACGCGGCACGTCTCGGATTTCGACTCGAAAGATCGACCCGCGATCTGGTCGTCGAAGCGCTGAGCGAGCGGCAACTCGATCGGATCAGCGGCGATCGCGTTCAGCACGAACTGGAACGCCTGTTGCTGGAGACGTCATCCGCACGTGCGGCGGGCGAGACCGAGCGTCTGGGGATTCTGTCTGCTCTGGTTCGCGGCTGGTCGCTGGAAACGAGTGCTCACAGTCCGCTGGGGCGCTTCGACCGCCTGGAGTCCGAGCGACCCGCAGCGCTCCCTGATGATCTCAGAGATGCCGGACTGCGCCTTCTGGTCGCGGGCCAGCCGAAAACCCGCCGAACTGCGATTGCCGCTCGGCTGGGCTGGCACGGTCGACCTGCCGAGGCAATCGAGGCCGATGTTTCGCGCCAGGCCAGGCGCGCCCGCACCCTTTCCACAGAGCTCGCTCCCGGGCGCCTGGACGCGCTGCTCGCTGGACTGTCCGAGCCCGCGCTGCTCTCGCTGCGTTGCTCGCTGCCCGCTGCGTCCGCCCGAAGACTCGATCGCTATGTCGACGAGCTGCGCTGCACCCCCGATCCGATCGACGGGCATACCGCCCGAAGATGGGGTGCGCGCGGCCCGGAGATCGGAGGCCTGCTGCGCAGCGCCCGGCGCCGGTCGCTCGACGGGCAGCCGGTGAATATTGCCTGGGCTCGTCGCTGGTTGGCCGGTCATCGTCGGATGGGGTAG
- a CDS encoding tyrosine recombinase XerD encodes MKLHTAIDAFLTHLAVERGLAPATIEAYGRDLSALVGSVGDCGVKQIDPAALREHLARLDELGRAASTRARALSAISHLLAYLRAEGELHTDPCADLARPKQGRKVPKVLSLEEVRSLIAQPDDSALGLRDRAILELMYAAGLRVSELTSLRLADLQLSSHTCTVFGKGRRQRLAFLGEPAVLWMRRYLEEVRPRWVRDDRVPFVFVSRRGTCITRQAIWYRIRHYGLRIGIAHKLTPHVLRHSFATHLLEGGADLRVVQEMLGHADIGTTEIYTHVSRKRLRDLVDQRHPRGSRR; translated from the coding sequence TTGAAGCTGCACACCGCGATCGACGCATTTCTGACGCATCTGGCCGTGGAACGGGGACTGGCCCCCGCGACCATTGAGGCCTACGGGCGAGACCTGTCGGCGCTGGTCGGGAGCGTGGGTGACTGCGGGGTAAAACAGATCGATCCCGCGGCGCTGCGCGAGCATCTGGCGCGACTCGACGAACTGGGCCGGGCCGCATCCACCCGCGCTCGCGCGCTCTCGGCGATCTCGCACCTGCTCGCTTATCTGCGAGCGGAAGGCGAGCTGCATACGGACCCGTGTGCCGATCTGGCACGACCCAAACAGGGGCGCAAGGTCCCCAAGGTGCTGAGCCTGGAAGAAGTGCGTTCGCTGATCGCGCAACCCGATGACTCCGCCCTCGGGCTGCGCGATCGCGCCATTCTCGAACTGATGTACGCAGCGGGCCTGCGCGTTTCGGAACTGACGAGTCTTCGCCTCGCCGATCTGCAGCTTTCATCGCACACCTGCACGGTTTTCGGCAAAGGCCGCCGTCAGCGTCTGGCTTTCCTCGGAGAGCCTGCCGTGCTCTGGATGCGCCGCTATCTCGAAGAAGTACGCCCGCGCTGGGTCCGCGACGACCGGGTGCCCTTCGTCTTCGTGAGCCGTCGCGGGACCTGCATCACGCGCCAGGCCATCTGGTATCGCATTCGCCACTACGGGCTCCGGATCGGCATCGCGCACAAGCTCACACCCCACGTATTGCGCCACTCCTTCGCAACCCACCTTCTGGAGGGGGGAGCGGATTTGCGCGTAGTTCAAGAGATGCTCGGGCATGCAGACATCGGCACGACCGAGATCTACACGCACGTGAGTCGCAAGCGGTTGCGCGATCTGGTCGATCAGCGTCATCCGCGCGGCTCGCGTCGATGA
- a CDS encoding peptidylprolyl isomerase, producing MYLRSIGLALLCLVLASPAAARSRVDIQTDLGLIGIELFDEVTPANVQNFLNYVNDGDYTNSFIHRAIPGFIIQGGAFTFQANSFFVVPSDPPVTGEVGISNTRGTIAIALPSDPNGIPLPDAGTSSWFINLADNTGLDPHFTVFGEVIVGMDVVDAISVLPTIVLNPLSTENPLKNWTVEDPLVFADHLVFSPAATEVSLPALPPIGFGALLLGTLALLCFGLRRT from the coding sequence GTGTACTTGCGAAGCATCGGCCTGGCACTGCTGTGTCTGGTTCTGGCCAGCCCCGCGGCAGCGCGCAGCCGCGTCGACATCCAGACCGATCTCGGACTGATCGGGATCGAACTCTTCGACGAGGTCACCCCGGCCAACGTCCAGAATTTCCTGAACTACGTGAACGACGGGGACTACACCAACTCGTTCATCCACCGGGCGATTCCCGGATTCATCATCCAGGGCGGTGCATTCACCTTTCAGGCTAACTCGTTCTTCGTCGTCCCCAGCGACCCTCCGGTCACCGGAGAGGTGGGGATTTCGAATACCCGGGGAACGATCGCCATAGCACTGCCGAGCGATCCAAACGGGATTCCACTCCCCGACGCAGGCACGAGCAGCTGGTTCATCAATCTGGCCGATAACACCGGCCTCGACCCGCATTTCACGGTGTTCGGAGAGGTCATCGTCGGAATGGACGTGGTCGACGCGATCTCGGTACTGCCCACGATCGTCCTGAACCCGCTGAGCACGGAGAATCCGCTGAAGAACTGGACCGTCGAAGATCCACTCGTGTTCGCCGACCACCTGGTCTTCAGCCCGGCTGCGACGGAGGTCTCGCTACCTGCGCTTCCCCCGATCGGTTTCGGCGCATTGCTGCTCGGCACGCTGGCGCTGCTCTGCTTCGGGCTCCGGCGCACCTGA